In a single window of the Aminomonas paucivorans DSM 12260 genome:
- a CDS encoding lysozyme inhibitor LprI family protein: MKRAIWMGLVLLLSLVAFSPAWGLTDEEYRQLLAQSQEFREADEGLRGAWEEAKEKLTPGEFRRLGEVQRAWLREGRDVGAGRRIREGVPKAKAYADATMDQVVLINGEISRSFLRKNPKGAQGLYVLSRKGVSGVLEVYGTDDKGRELFVALEATVRDGKGAARTVSFQGRGVLANGRASVVSDSVPKRELTLLFSGREVTVVTGPAFRDGGGVVPDGVYVR, encoded by the coding sequence ATGAAAAGAGCGATTTGGATGGGTCTGGTCCTTCTCCTCTCCCTGGTGGCGTTCTCCCCCGCATGGGGGCTGACCGACGAGGAATACCGCCAGCTGCTCGCTCAGTCCCAAGAGTTCCGGGAGGCGGACGAGGGTCTTCGGGGAGCCTGGGAAGAGGCGAAGGAGAAGCTGACTCCCGGAGAGTTCCGACGGCTTGGGGAGGTGCAGCGGGCCTGGCTGCGAGAGGGACGGGATGTCGGGGCGGGGCGGCGGATTCGCGAAGGAGTTCCGAAGGCCAAAGCCTATGCCGACGCCACCATGGACCAGGTGGTCCTCATCAACGGGGAGATCTCCCGATCCTTCCTGAGGAAGAACCCCAAGGGGGCTCAGGGGCTCTATGTCCTTTCCCGCAAAGGCGTTTCGGGGGTCCTGGAGGTGTATGGCACCGACGACAAAGGGCGGGAACTCTTCGTGGCCTTGGAAGCGACGGTTCGGGACGGAAAGGGCGCGGCGAGGACGGTGTCCTTCCAAGGCAGGGGCGTCCTGGCCAACGGCCGGGCGTCGGTGGTCTCCGACTCCGTCCCGAAGCGGGAGCTGACCCTGCTCTTCTCGGGGAGAGAGGTCACGGTGGTCACCGGACCGGCCTTCCGGGACGGGGGCGGGGTCGTCCCCGATGGGGTGTACGTCCGCTAG